TTCCTGCAGCATATTGTCGCTGGTAGTGATCACACGTGAATTCGACTGGAATCCTCTTTCAGTTACAATCATATCAGTAAAAGTTTCGGAAAGATCAACATTTGACATCTCAAGCGCACCAACTATCAATTTACCGCGACCCATAGTACCCGCTTCTCCAATCGATGCCATTCCGGAATTGTTGGACTCGGCATAAAGAGAAGTTCCTTGTTTTTCAAGGCCCATAGGATTTGTAAATACCGCCAAAGCTACTTGACCCAAAGGACGACGTACCCCATTATCCATAACACCTGTAATAAGTCCACTTTCATCGATGAGAAAACTTTCCATATATCCCATGCCATTGCCGTTTTGTTCGTAAGCTTCTGTGGTAAATCGGGACGCAAATTGAGTAATAGTATTCTTTACCGAACCAGCTTCACCAAGATCCATGTTAAATGTTTGTGTCGTGCCATCCGGGTGGTCGTATGTAACAATCGCAGAAATAGAGCCTTCGGCATCCGTATCACCAGCTTCGCCAGCTGCTTCTGTAATTGCTGCCAATGTGCCATTCGTATTAAATGTCAAATTAAGCGCATTATTCGTATCAAGCTTTGCTGTACCAACGCTCACACGGATATTTTCAATCTTGTTGCCATCCTTATCAGTCATTGTAAGAGCCATGTTCCATTCATTCAATGCATTTCTCTCAAAAGAACTCGATAAACGCCATGGATTTCCATATGGATCAAAAATATCAATCGAAGTCCCATGAGTAGCTTGAACGCGTTCAGCAGCTGTTGCATTAGCATCAAGAATCAATGCATTCGCATTAAGGTTGGAACGAAATTTTACATTACGGGTTGCTTGAGCTTCTACTTTCTGCCCTTGTTCAATCTTTAAATCACCCACAGGAGCAGATGTGTCAACAACGTACTCGCCAGTTGGGAAAAGCTCTGACTGCCAACCTTGAACGCGCAATCCGCTGGAATTCACTAGAGTACCGTCACGGTCTATCATAAAATTACCGTTCCGCGTATAGAAAGTATTTTCGCCATCTTGCATCACATAAAATCCTTCACCAGTAATCGCCAAATCAGTATTTTTCCCTGTTGTCTGCAACGAACCTTGAGTCATAATATTGTCAATCGACGCAACAGCCATCCCTAAACCGACTTGTTTCGCGTTGATACCACCACGGTCTTCATTAGGACGCGCTGCTCCAGAACTCATCTGCGATAAAATATCTTGAAATGTTACCCGGCCTTTCTTAAAACCTGTCGTATTAACGTTAGCAACATTATTTCCTATAACATCCATGCGAGTTTGATGATTTTGAAGCCCGGACACTCCTGAATATAACGATCGTACCATAATTTTTCTCCAAGAATATTTTTATTTTATTTTAGTTTAGTTTAGTTTATTTTTTAATTTCCAGCTGCAACCAGCATATTTTTGACTTGAGTAATATCTTTAAAAGCAATTTCCTGACCGCCAGATTTCAGAAAACTCAACCCGTCACGCATAAGAACAGAATCCACAATTCCCGAACGTTCAAAACCTGCAGCATCAGTCCAAGAAATTTCTTTACCGACAAGAGAGACACTCTTAGTGAAATCGAATTCTTTAGTAAATTTCGTCAAATTTTCAGCAACAGCACTCATTTGCTTCAGCGACGTAAACTGTGCCATTTGTCCAATAAATTGTTTATCATCCATTGGCTTGGTAGGATCTTGTGTTTTCAGCTGGGTCACTAAAAGAGTTAAAAAATCTGCTTCTTCAAGTGTATTTTTGCTGACTATTTTTTGTTTTTCTTTGAGTTGAGAATTAAATGCGTGTGACTTTTTCTCTAAAATTTGTTTTTGAGCAGTATTCATTTCTGTTGACAATACCATATTTCCTCCCTGCCGTAGCAGCCCTGTTTTTAAACCGTATAATCGACTATTGTATCAAGCACTAATCCATTTGAAACTTTATTTTTTTGTTCTCCAGAACCTAAGCGGATAGCTTTGTATTGTGTTGAATCCTGCAATTCATCTTGTTCTTGAAAAGCTCCCCCATCCAGCTGAACATCAACACCTGCTAGCATTATCCCAGCTTCTGCCAGCGACTGTCTAAGGTT
Above is a genomic segment from Brevinema andersonii containing:
- the flgE gene encoding flagellar hook protein FlgE, with product MVRSLYSGVSGLQNHQTRMDVIGNNVANVNTTGFKKGRVTFQDILSQMSSGAARPNEDRGGINAKQVGLGMAVASIDNIMTQGSLQTTGKNTDLAITGEGFYVMQDGENTFYTRNGNFMIDRDGTLVNSSGLRVQGWQSELFPTGEYVVDTSAPVGDLKIEQGQKVEAQATRNVKFRSNLNANALILDANATAAERVQATHGTSIDIFDPYGNPWRLSSSFERNALNEWNMALTMTDKDGNKIENIRVSVGTAKLDTNNALNLTFNTNGTLAAITEAAGEAGDTDAEGSISAIVTYDHPDGTTQTFNMDLGEAGSVKNTITQFASRFTTEAYEQNGNGMGYMESFLIDESGLITGVMDNGVRRPLGQVALAVFTNPMGLEKQGTSLYAESNNSGMASIGEAGTMGRGKLIVGALEMSNVDLSETFTDMIVTERGFQSNSRVITTSDNMLQEVLNLKR
- a CDS encoding flagellar hook capping FlgD N-terminal domain-containing protein, producing the protein MVLSTEMNTAQKQILEKKSHAFNSQLKEKQKIVSKNTLEEADFLTLLVTQLKTQDPTKPMDDKQFIGQMAQFTSLKQMSAVAENLTKFTKEFDFTKSVSLVGKEISWTDAAGFERSGIVDSVLMRDGLSFLKSGGQEIAFKDITQVKNMLVAAGN